The Chloroflexota bacterium nucleotide sequence AACGGCGCAGCCGAGCCGACGACGGCACGCCCCTCGCCGCCGGCCAACCCGAGCCTCAGCTCCTGCCCGCTGACCACCTTGCCGCCCAGCGCCCGGCTCACCAGCGCCCGGCACGGCCCGAGCAGGCGTGCATCCAGCAGCTGTGACGGATGCAGCACCGTGCCTGTCGCACCGGCCGATGTGCCCGTCACAGACGGCGCCGGGCTGAGCATGTCGGTCGCCTGCTCGTTCGCCAGGATCAGGATCCCGTCGCCGTCGAAGACGAGCACGCCGCACGGCATGTGCTGCACGATGCCCGTCACCTCGGCGGCTCGCTCCTCACGCGCCCGCGCTTCGCGCTCATGCAAGAGCATACGGGCGCGCGTCTCGTCCGAGCGCAGACGGTCCGTCAGATCCCGCGCGATGGAGATCAGCAACTGCCGGCCGCTCAAATCGGCGCCGAACAGCGCGACCTCGACCGGGAACAACGTGCCATCGCTGCGCCGGTGGCTGGCCTCGAAGCGCATACCTTCCTGCATGGCCTGGGCGATCTCCTCGCCCCGCAGCACGTGCTCCGGGCCACCCAGCAGGTCGTTCATCGGCCGGCCGATCAGCTCCTCGCGCGCGAGCCCGTAGCCATGCTCGGCGGCCGGGTTCGCCTCGACGATCCGCCCGTCCTCGTCCACGAACAGCACGAGATCGTGCATCTGTTCGGCCAGCAAGCGGTATCGTTGCAGCAGACCGAGCGTCTCCTGGGTCTCCGCTGAACGACGGTTCAGCGCATCACGCACGGCGTCCAGCTCGGCGACGAGCTGCGCCACCTCCAGCGTGGACGAACGCCGCAGCGCGGGACCGTGCTCGTCGTCGCGGATCGAGCGGAGCGCACGCAACACCGCCACCAGCGGCGCGGAGATGCGCCGGGCCACCAGGATACCGACCAGCATCGCCGCCACGAACGCCGCCAGTGCAAACAGGCCGATCCGCACAAACTGGCCGTACAGGGCGGCGCGCGCAACGTCGACCGGCTGGTACGCCTCCACAACCCAGCCTTGCTTCAGCGGCAGTGCAGCGGCATACACCGGCTCACCGGTGGCATCCGTCATCCGGCGGGTGGACACGCGCCCGTCGAGGGCGTCGCGCGCGGCCAGGCTGGAGGCCGGCAGATCGGCGAGGATCTGCTCCGGATTCGGCGCCGTGAGAAGACGTCCGAAGCCATCGTACAGGCGCACGTTGCCGCGCGCCGCGCCCCGTACGCCATCGACCATCGCGTTGAGCCGCTCCAGCGAGAGCCAGCCCTTGAGAGCACCGCCGGTCGCTCCGTGACGGTCGCTGAACGGGACGACTATCGGGACCACTGCCCGGCCCGTCACGTTGCCGCGAATCGCCTGCCCGAGCGCGGGCTTGCCCGTCTTCAGCGCTTCCTGAACGCCGGGCGCGCGCGGATCGTCCTGGCTCAGCATACGCGGGTCATCGATCGTGTGCGCCCAGGTCACGCCCTGTCGGTCAACAATGCTGGCGGAGGAGAGCGCTTGATCGAGGCGTACCGCCTGCGCCAGACGCTCGTGCATCTGCCCGTTGTCGCGGAGGTCAACGTCCTCCGCAAATCCCGGGCTGGCGGCGATCATTTCGAGCGTGAGAATGGTCTGATCGATGCGCTGCTCCGCGAGCGCTCCGACCACGCGCGCCAGTTCCAGGTTCTGGTCATTGACCGACCGTTCCAGGTCATCAAGGAGCACCAGCGCGTGCAGGATCGTCGGGATGGCCACGGCGAGCGCGGCGACGGTCCCGAGCAGCAGTCCGAGCTGGATGCGCAACGGCAGGAACGGCCTGGGAACACGCAGCCACCGGCGGTCGGGCCGATGTGCGGCGGACGGTCCCTGGCCATCGCCGGGCGCGTAGCCCGGGGGTGACTGGGAGGTTCTTGGAGCACTCACAGCGAAGCGACGGTCCTCACCGGCCAGCCGAGGCTGACGAGTTGAGCGCGCCACGTCCCCCGCCAGGGGCGCGGCTTGCGCGTCTAGAACGAGATGGACCCGGCCAATGGCCCGGGGTACGGTCGCATTCGTTTGGGAGCGAGCCGATGCCCGTGACCACTGAGGGTAGACACACCCCCTCCCCTTGATGGCACGATGTAGCCTACACCATTGTGGGTGTGGCGGCACGACCGCCATCGGGAGTGCGTATGCCGCGACGAAGCCACCAGCTAGGGGCGGCCGATCACGCCCTGCTCGGCCTGTTACGCCTGGGCGCCCGTCACGGGTACGAGCTGGCGTCGTACTTTCAGGCTGACGGCACCCTCGGGCCGGTCTGCACGCTGGGCGTCTCGCGCCTGTACGCCCTGCTGCACACACTCGAAGAGCTGGGGCTGGTGCACGCCGAGTCCTCCGTGGTCAGCGGCGGACCACCCCGCAAGGTCTTCAGCCTGACGGAGGCCGGCGCGACGGCGTTCGCTGCCTGGCTCGACCAGCCGATCCGCCGCCTCCGGCAGATCCGGCAGGATTTCCTCCTGAAGCTGTTCTTCTCGCAGAAGCTTCCGGAGCACGATACGGCCGGCCTGATCGACCGGCAGCTTGCCGTGAGCCGCGCCGTAGCTGACGAGCTGGCCGCGGCGGCCGCCGCCGAGCCGGCCGGCAGCTTCGCCCTGCTGGTGTACGAGTCACGGCTGGCGCTGGCACGCGCCACCACGACGTGGCTCGAAACGGAGCGGGCGCGGGCGGGCGAGCAGGTCACAGCACCGCCCGCCTGAGCCGTCACGACACGGCGTCCTGACGCCTGGGCAATCGCGTGTTCGCCGGTTTCCCAGGACGTCGTAAGACGCGCCCAACGCGCAATCGCCCCGGACCTCACGCCCCTTTTCGGCCGTGGACAGGGTACTCAAAGGTAAAATAGGTTTCTGACTCCAGGTCTGACCGTCAGTCGAGCGTCGTGAGGAGACCGCCCACTATGTCCGTCCCGATGCGCACCAGTTCGCCCTACCCGATGATCTCGGTCGCCGAGGCGACGGACGAGATCCAGTCGCGGGTTGCTCCGCTCCCGCCGATTGTCGTGGGGTTCCGCGAGGCGCTCGGCTACGTGCTGGCGGAGGATGCCATCGCGCCGATGGATCTGCCGCCGGCCGAGCGGTCAGCGGTGGACGGATACGCGCTGGTGGCGCAGCCAGGGCCGCTCTCGTTACGGGTGCTCCGCGAGCTGACGGCCGGCCAGAGCGCTGACCTCCACCTGGACCGGGAGACGGCGGTCAGGATCATGACGGGCGGCGTGATCCCGCCGGGCGCTGACGCCGTGGTGATGGTCGAAGAGACCGAGGAGCGGGACGGGGTCGTCACGGTCAGGTCGACGCCAAAGGTCGGCGACAACATCCAGGGCGCGGGCATCGACGTCCACCAGGGCCAGGCAGTCCTCGTCGCGGGCCGCCGGCTGGGGCCGCCCGAGATCGGGATGCTCGCGACCATCGGTCAGACGCGGGTCAAGGTGCATCCGAAGCCACGGGTCGCCGTGATGGCGACGGGCGACGAGGTCGTGGAGCCGGAAGAGGAGCCGCCTGTCGGATACGTCCGCGACAGCAACCGCTATGCCGTGATCGCCGCTGCCACCGAGGCCGGCGGTGAGGTCGTCTGGTCGCGCCACGTGCCGGATGACCCGGCCGCGCTGGCCGACGCCATGCGTGACGCGCTCTCGGTAGCCGACGTGCTGATCACGTCTGGCGGCGTCTCGATGGGCACGCGAGACCACATCAAGCCGCTCCTGGCCGAACTGGGAGATGTCCATTTCGGACGGATCGCCTTCAAGCCCGGCAAGCCGCTGACGTTTGCGTCGTTCCAGCGGCCGGGCCGCGTAGCCTACGCGTTCGGCCTGCCGGGCTTCCCGGTCTCGTCGCTGGTGACGTTCGAGGTCTTCGTGCGGCCGGCCCTGCGCCGCCTCCAGGGGTATGCCAACGTCCAGCGGCCACGGGTGCGGGTGACACTGGCGCACGACATCCAACCCGACGCCGGCCGCCTGGAGTACCACCGTGCGACGGTCCGCTGGCAGGACGGCACACTGCTGGCAACCTCGACCGGCAAGCAGACCTCCAGCCGGCTGATCACGATGGTCGGCGCAAACGCGCTGCTCGAAGTGCCGTCTGGAACGGCGCTGCTGCCAGCCGGCACGGAGCTGCCGGCCCTGTTGACGGGCGACCTCCAGAGTTAGGAGACCATCTTCACAGGCTGTCCGCCCCGCTCCGTTCGCTGATGAACGGGCGGCGAGCCCTGCGCTACAGCGTCGGGACGAACGCGACCGGATCGCCGTGGTTGACGCCCTCGTCACGGCCCGCGTCGGCCTGCACCACGCGGGCGTCGCGCTCGCTGAGCTGCACGACCCGCACGATCACCGACTCGCCGTGGCCGCTCGGCGTGCCGATGGCCAGCAGCGCGCCGAGATCGACGGGCTGCTGACCGACCCGAGCAATCACCAGCTCGGTCGGCGCGATCGACCGCACGAACCCGAAGTCTGGCGTTG carries:
- a CDS encoding PAS domain-containing protein translates to MSAPRTSQSPPGYAPGDGQGPSAAHRPDRRWLRVPRPFLPLRIQLGLLLGTVAALAVAIPTILHALVLLDDLERSVNDQNLELARVVGALAEQRIDQTILTLEMIAASPGFAEDVDLRDNGQMHERLAQAVRLDQALSSASIVDRQGVTWAHTIDDPRMLSQDDPRAPGVQEALKTGKPALGQAIRGNVTGRAVVPIVVPFSDRHGATGGALKGWLSLERLNAMVDGVRGAARGNVRLYDGFGRLLTAPNPEQILADLPASSLAARDALDGRVSTRRMTDATGEPVYAAALPLKQGWVVEAYQPVDVARAALYGQFVRIGLFALAAFVAAMLVGILVARRISAPLVAVLRALRSIRDDEHGPALRRSSTLEVAQLVAELDAVRDALNRRSAETQETLGLLQRYRLLAEQMHDLVLFVDEDGRIVEANPAAEHGYGLAREELIGRPMNDLLGGPEHVLRGEEIAQAMQEGMRFEASHRRSDGTLFPVEVALFGADLSGRQLLISIARDLTDRLRSDETRARMLLHEREARAREERAAEVTGIVQHMPCGVLVFDGDGILILANEQATDMLSPAPSVTGTSAGATGTVLHPSQLLDARLLGPCRALVSRALGGKVVSGQELRLGLAGGEGRAVVGSAAPLRSPEGEIHGAVAVLVDVTRERRLVHDLTVSESTLRHSLESLLVLHEASRDLGSTLVEEEIGQRLVESCVRIARLDAALVFLDDGLGDVRLLGQDGDPLLTEHIRRCDSLRQARLAALEEASSPSVLAVPACPETGMVVGQFVVLRARGRALGVLEIYGAEHRAVVTQDALASLAAHAVSALDNARLYREVGDRELRLQDALRKLLIAQEEERRRVAYDLHDGLAQVAAATHMSLQTFASQYRPRSQETRQQLERSLELARRVVREARQAIAGLRPTTLDDFGLERALRLHIQELNSDGWSIEYHAGLGPARLPGPIETVLFRITQEALTNVRKHAETLVATVSLQRQDGYVDLEVADRGAGFVVGAPPTEASPGQRLGLVGMRERAALVGGTCTVESQPGRGTRVAVRIPLGVVALPPAGETPAVESSNYVA
- a CDS encoding PadR family transcriptional regulator — encoded protein: MPRRSHQLGAADHALLGLLRLGARHGYELASYFQADGTLGPVCTLGVSRLYALLHTLEELGLVHAESSVVSGGPPRKVFSLTEAGATAFAAWLDQPIRRLRQIRQDFLLKLFFSQKLPEHDTAGLIDRQLAVSRAVADELAAAAAAEPAGSFALLVYESRLALARATTTWLETERARAGEQVTAPPA
- a CDS encoding molybdopterin molybdotransferase MoeA — its product is MRTSSPYPMISVAEATDEIQSRVAPLPPIVVGFREALGYVLAEDAIAPMDLPPAERSAVDGYALVAQPGPLSLRVLRELTAGQSADLHLDRETAVRIMTGGVIPPGADAVVMVEETEERDGVVTVRSTPKVGDNIQGAGIDVHQGQAVLVAGRRLGPPEIGMLATIGQTRVKVHPKPRVAVMATGDEVVEPEEEPPVGYVRDSNRYAVIAAATEAGGEVVWSRHVPDDPAALADAMRDALSVADVLITSGGVSMGTRDHIKPLLAELGDVHFGRIAFKPGKPLTFASFQRPGRVAYAFGLPGFPVSSLVTFEVFVRPALRRLQGYANVQRPRVRVTLAHDIQPDAGRLEYHRATVRWQDGTLLATSTGKQTSSRLITMVGANALLEVPSGTALLPAGTELPALLTGDLQS